GTTGACGTAGTAGCCGTCTTTTACTTCCTGTGCTATTCTTTTTGCTATTCCGTTTTTATCTAACATTTTGTCTAATTTGAAGATTGAGCCCCAAACCCACAGAGGGGGCTTAAAGTGATTCTTTTTGTCTTACCGTTCGCTGTTCAATCCGCTTCTCGTAATCTTTCCCCTGGAAAATCCTTTGTACAAAAATTCCGGGAATGTGAATCTGGTTGGGGTCGAGTTCACCGGGTTCTACCAGCTCCTCGACTTCGGCTACCGTAATTGTAGCGGCACCACACATTACCGGGTTAAAATTCCTGGCTGTTCCTTTAAAAATGAGGTTTCCGGCTTTGTCTCCTTTCCATGCTTTTACAAAGGCAAAATCGGCTTTATAGGCTTCTTCAAGCACGTACATCTTGCCGTTGAATTCTCGGGTTTCCTTGCCCATGGCCACCTCGGTGCCGTAACCGGCAGGAGTATAGATGGCAGGAAAGCCCTGCTGTGCTGCCTGGCATTTGGCTGCCAGAGTGCCCTGGGGCGTGAGTTCAACTTCAAGTTCTCCGCTTAACATTTGCCGCTCAAATTCGGCATTCTCCCCCACGTAAGAAGAGATCATTTTATCTATTTGTTTCTTCTGAAGCAGCAGGCCAAGACCAAAATCGTCTACCCCCGCATTATTGGAAATACAGGTGAGCTTCTTCAGGTTGAGACGAACAAGTTCAGAAATGGCATTTTCGGGAATTCCGCTTAACCCGAATCCTCCCAGCATGAAAGTCATTCCATCATGAACCCCTTCGAGTGCTTCAGTAACATTCTGTACAGTTTTATTGATCATTGTTGATGGTTTTATTCCGAAAAATACGAAAAAATAAGGGCCCTTCGTAATATGAAGGGCCCTCTGTTACATTTTTCGTAATGAAAACGCTATTTTTTAAAAATCCAGCTCATCGGGAAGCCGGTCTTCCTCCTCGCTTTCATCAACTCCATAAGAACTGCAATCGGTTCTAATAGTCACAACTTCGGGTCTCGGGAACGGCCCTTTTGCCACATTCAGCTCCTTATCGTTGTACACCTTCTTCATGTAGATTCCCCAGATTGGCAATGCCATGGCGGCACCCTGCCCATACCTTATTGAGGGAAAATGCACTGCCCGGTCTTCGGCCCCCACCCAAACTCCGGTGGCGAGGTTTGGCACCATCCCAATAAACCAGCCGTCACTCTGGTTTTGAGTGGTCCCGGTCTTACCTGCAATAGGAACTTCTTCCCTGTTGAAATTATACGGGTAACCGGTAACCACACTTTTGTAATACGGATCGTTTACCGCCCAGTTGCCTCTCAACCTCGTTCCCGAACCATACTGTGTGACCCCTTCAAGCAGGTTCACGGTAACGTAGGCAGTTTCTTTGCTTATCACATCACGGGTTTCGGGCACATGCTGATAGAGAATGGTCCCGTTCTTATCTTCAATACGGGTCACGATCACCGGCTTCACATACACCCCTTCATTGACAAAGGTACTGTATGCCGAAACCATTTCGAACACACTAAGATCGGCTGTTCCAAGGGCGATGGAAGGAACTTCAGGAATATTTTGGGTGTCAATACCCAGTTTTTCAACAAGATCTATCACCGGTTTGGGGCCAGTGCGGTCTATCAACCTGGCCGTTACCGTGTTGATAGACTCGGCAAGACCTTCCTTAAGGCTTACCATTCCTATATAGTCATCGTCTTTCCCCCCACTGTTTCGGGGAGTCCAGTCGTTTTGGTTTCCGTGTTTTCCGGCTTCAATGGTGTGAAGGCTTTTTGGCAAAGTATCACAGGGCGAAAGGTGCAACTGGTCTATGGCCGTAGCGTATACAAAGGGTTTAAATGTAGAACCTACCTGTCTCCTGCCCTGTTTTACGTGATCGTATTTAAAGTGTTTAAAGTTGGTACCTCCTACCCAGGCTTTTACCTCACCTGTTTGCGGGGTCATAGACATCATCCCGGCCTGGAAGAACGATTTGTAGTAGAAAATTGAATCTCTTGGTGTCATGGTAGTATCTATGTTGCCTTTCCATGAGAACACTTCCATTTGCGTAGGGGTATCAAAAGACTTAATAACTTCCTCCTTTGAAAGGCCTTTTTCCCTTAAAACTCTCCAACGCTCACTGCGGCGCATGGCATCAGAAATGATTTTCCCTACCTCATCTTGTGAAATATCCCTGAATGGCGCTGTTTTGTTGTTCCTGTTTTGCCTGTTGAATTCCTTTTGCAGATTTGCAATATGCATTTGCACCGCTTCTTCGGCATATTCCTGCATGCGGCTGTCAATGCTGGTGTAGATCTTTAATCCGTCGCGGTAGATGTTGTATTTTCCACCGTCGGGTTTTGGGTTTTCTTCGATCCATTCTTTCATGAATCCCTGAAGGTACACCCTGAAATAGGTCGCTACCCCCTCGTCATGACCCTGCGGGGAAAATTTGATCTGCAACGGCAGCTGTTGTAAGGAATCTTCTTCAGCTTCCGTGATATAATCGTTAGCCTCCATCTGGCTAAGCACCACATTGCGACGCTGCAGAGAATTCTCTTTGAACTGCTCTTTTTGAGGGTTGTATAAAATAGGGTTTTTAAGCATGGCTACAAGAACCGCAGCTTCCTCTACATTGAGGTCTTTAGGCTCTTTATTGAAATAGATCTTGGCCGCCGACCTCACCCC
This Salinimicrobium tongyeongense DNA region includes the following protein-coding sequences:
- a CDS encoding penicillin-binding protein 1A, which produces MAKTSGKANKEAAKRKEYGRYKTWFWSIFALGISAVVLLFLLASWGVFGPMPTFEELENPETNLATEIFSSDGETLGKYYNENRTPVKYEDLPQHLIDALVATEDERFYEHSGIDARGTLRAAVFLGKRGGASTITQQLAKLLFTDNVSRNPLSRGIQKVKEWIIATRLERQYTKEEIITMYLNKYDFLYQAVGVRSAAKIYFNKEPKDLNVEEAAVLVAMLKNPILYNPQKEQFKENSLQRRNVVLSQMEANDYITEAEEDSLQQLPLQIKFSPQGHDEGVATYFRVYLQGFMKEWIEENPKPDGGKYNIYRDGLKIYTSIDSRMQEYAEEAVQMHIANLQKEFNRQNRNNKTAPFRDISQDEVGKIISDAMRRSERWRVLREKGLSKEEVIKSFDTPTQMEVFSWKGNIDTTMTPRDSIFYYKSFFQAGMMSMTPQTGEVKAWVGGTNFKHFKYDHVKQGRRQVGSTFKPFVYATAIDQLHLSPCDTLPKSLHTIEAGKHGNQNDWTPRNSGGKDDDYIGMVSLKEGLAESINTVTARLIDRTGPKPVIDLVEKLGIDTQNIPEVPSIALGTADLSVFEMVSAYSTFVNEGVYVKPVIVTRIEDKNGTILYQHVPETRDVISKETAYVTVNLLEGVTQYGSGTRLRGNWAVNDPYYKSVVTGYPYNFNREEVPIAGKTGTTQNQSDGWFIGMVPNLATGVWVGAEDRAVHFPSIRYGQGAAMALPIWGIYMKKVYNDKELNVAKGPFPRPEVVTIRTDCSSYGVDESEEEDRLPDELDF
- a CDS encoding CoA transferase subunit A, with amino-acid sequence MINKTVQNVTEALEGVHDGMTFMLGGFGLSGIPENAISELVRLNLKKLTCISNNAGVDDFGLGLLLQKKQIDKMISSYVGENAEFERQMLSGELEVELTPQGTLAAKCQAAQQGFPAIYTPAGYGTEVAMGKETREFNGKMYVLEEAYKADFAFVKAWKGDKAGNLIFKGTARNFNPVMCGAATITVAEVEELVEPGELDPNQIHIPGIFVQRIFQGKDYEKRIEQRTVRQKESL